A genome region from Brassica oleracea var. oleracea cultivar TO1000 chromosome C2, BOL, whole genome shotgun sequence includes the following:
- the LOC106326147 gene encoding calcium uniporter protein 4, mitochondrial, with protein MALRRAITKRLIDGYKCVRPSNTKILRHYMTSSNLTDPITAIRIESVSPPRSEEATAVTGLSVSETKKLLRMYQMEKVKARLREIPKNSVSYWEFVQICCETCGNNDEQGSQMAQSLDHAGSVVVLGDIVFLHPHQIAMSMAAMIHQTSALPNDPRKEELAQLETTKKCIDIRARRIVQAELYCGLGLLAAQTVGFMRLTFWELSWDVMEPICFFVTSLHFLLGYYFFLRTSTEPSFEGFYQQRFNTKQKKLMESHGFDFLRYTELNSLFTPLACKSEVSTV; from the exons ATGGCGCTTCGCAGAGCTATCACCAAGCGTCTCATCGACGGTTACAAATGCGTTCGACCATCGAACACGAAGATCCTCCGTCATTACATGACCTCATCGAATCTTACGGATCCTATCACGGCGATCCGCATCGAGTCCGTTAGTCCTCCTAGAAGCGAGGAAGCAACGGCTGTGACGGGTTTATCAGTGAGTGAGACCAAAAAGTTGTTGAGAATGTATCAAATGGAGAAGGTGAAAGCTAGACTCAGAGAGATTCCAAAGAACTCTGTTTCGTATTGGGAGTTTGTTCAAATCTGTTGTGAGACCTGTGGGAACAACGACGAGCAAGGTTCTCAAATGGCTCAGTCTTTGGATCATGCTGGAAGCGTCGTCGTTTTAGGAGACATCGTTTTCCTTCATCCTCATCAG ATAGCCATGTCTATGGCGGCAATGATCCACCAAACATCAGCACTTCCAAACGATCCAAGAAAAGAAGAGTTAGCTCAGCTTGAGACTACAAAGAAGTGTATTGACATAAGGGCACGACGTATAGTCCAGGCAGAGTTATATTGCGGTCTGGGACTCCTAGCAGCGCAAACGGTTGGCTTTATGCGTCTTACCTTCTGGGAACTAAGCTGGGATGTGATGGAACCTATTTGCTTCTTTGTCACATCCCTTCATTTCCTCCTTGGTTACTACTTCTTTCTTCGGACTTCGACAGAACCATCTTTTGAAGGGTTTTATCAACAACGGTTTAACACCAAACAGAAGAAGCTTATGGAGAGCCATGGGTTTGATTTTTTGAGATACACTGAGCTCAACTCCTTGTTTACACCGTTGGCGTGTAAATCTGAAGTTTCAACGGTTTAG